A stretch of Agelaius phoeniceus isolate bAgePho1 chromosome 30, bAgePho1.hap1, whole genome shotgun sequence DNA encodes these proteins:
- the OGDH gene encoding 2-oxoglutarate dehydrogenase complex component E1 isoform X4: MLNLRTCAAKLRPLTASQTVKTISQHRPAAPRTFQQLRCYSAPVAAEPFLSGTSSNYVEEMYYAWLENPKSVHKSWDIFFRNANAGAAPGTAYQSPPPLTSLSTLSQAQSLIQAQPNVDKLVEDHLAVQSLIRAYQVRGHHIAKLDPLGISCVNFDDAPVTVSPNVGFYGLDESDLDKVFHLPTTTFIGGNESALPLREIIRRLEMAYCQHIGVEFMFINDLEQCQWIRQKFETPGIMQFTNEEKRTLLARLVRSTRFEEFLHRKWSSEKRFGLEGCEVLIPALKTIIDKSSEKGVDYVIMGMPHRGRLNVLANVIRKELEQIFCQFDSKLEAADEGSGDVKYHLGMYHRRINRVTDRNITLSLVANPSHLEAADPVVQGKTKAEQFYCGDTEGKKVMSILLHGDAAFAGQGIVYETFHLSDLPSYTTHGTVHVVVNNQIGFTTDPRMARSSPYPTDVARVVNAPIFHVNADDPEAVVYVCNVAAEWRSTFHKDVVVDLVCYRRNGHNEMDEPMFTQPLMYKQIRKQKPVLQKYAELLISQGVVNQPEYEEEIAKYDKICEEAHARSKDEKILHIKHWLDSPWPGFFTLDGQPRSMTCPSTGLNEEDLTHIGQVASSVPVEDFTIHGGLSRILKTRGEMVKNRTVDWALAEYMAFGSLLKEGIHIRLSGQDVERGTFSHRHHVLHDQNVDKRTCIPMNHLWPNQAPYTVCNSSLSEYGVLGFELGFAMASPNALVLWEAQFGDFHNTAQCIIDQFICPGQAKWVRQNGIVLLLPHGMEGMGPEHSSARPERFLQMCNDDPDVFPKLDDFDVRQLYECNWIVVNCSTPANFFHVLRRQILLPFRKPLIIFTPKSLLRHPEARSSFDDMLPGTHFLRVIPDSGPAAQNPEQVKRVLFCTGKVYYDLTRERKARQMEADVAITRVEQLSPFPFDLLQREAQKYPAAELVWCQEEHKNQGYYDYVKPRLRTTINRAKPVWYAGREPAAAPATGNKKTHLTELQRLLDTAFNLDAFKDLA, translated from the exons ATGCTTAACTTAAGGACTTGTGCAGCAAAACTGAGGCCGTTGACGGCCTCACAGACTGTAAAGACAATTTCCCAACACAGACCGGCAGCACCCAGGACGTTCCAACAGCTCAGGTGCTACAGTGCACCCGTGGCTGCCGAGCCATTTCTGAGTGGGACTAGTTCAAACTATGTGGAGGAAATGTATTATGCTtggctggaaaatcccaaaagtGTACATAAG TCATGGGACATCTTTTTTCGCAACGCCaatgctggagctgctccaggcactgcttaCCAAAGCCCCCCTCCGCTGACCAGCCTCTCCACCCTGTCCCAAGCCCAGTCCCTGATTCAGGCACAGCCTAACGTGGATAAACTGGTGGAGGACCATCTTGCAGTGCAATCTCTCATCAGGGCGTATCAG GTCAGGGGTCACCACATTGCAAAGCTTGATCCTCTCGGCATTAGTTGTGTAAATTTTGATGATGCGCCAGTAACTGTTTCTCCAAACGTCG GCTTTTATGGTCTGGATGAATCTGACCTCGACAAAGTTTTCCACTTGCCCACAACCACTTTCATCGGTGGAAATGAATCGGCTCTTCCACTCCGGGAAATCATCCGTCGGCTGGAG ATGGCATACTGCCAGCACATTGGCGTGGAGTTCATGTTCATCAATGACCTGGAGCAGTGCCAGTGGATCCGGCAGAAGTTTGAGACCCCAGGCATCATGCAGTTCACCAATGAAGAGAAGCGCACACTGCTGGCCAGGCTGGTCCGCTCCACCAG GTTTGAGGAGTTCCTCCATCGGAAATGGTCTTCAGAGAAGCGTTTTGGTCTGGAGGGATGTGAAGTGCTGATCCCAGCCTTAAAGACCATTATTGATAAGTCAAGTGAGAAGGGAGTGGATTATGTGATCATGGGAATGCCCCACAG GGGACGCCTGAATGTTCTTGCCAACGTGATCAGGAAAGAGCTGGAGCAGATCTTCTGCCAGTTTGACTCCAAGCTGGAAGCTGCTGATGAG GGCTCTGGTGATGTGAAGTACCACCTGGGAATGTACCACCGGCGGATTAACCGTGTCACTGACAGGAACATCACCCTTTCCTTGGTGGCAAATCCTTCTCATTTGGAAGCAGCTGATCCTGTTGTTCAAGGCAAGACTAAGGCAGAGCAGTTTtactgtggggacacagaggggaagAAG GTGATGTCTATCCTCCTGCATGGAGATGCTGCgtttgcagggcagggcattGTGTACGAGACATTTCACCTGAGCGACCTTCCCTCCTACACCACCCACGGCACTGTCCATGTTGTGGTCAACAACCAG ATTGGCTTCACAACCGACCCGCGGATGGCGCGCTCCTCGCCATACCCCACGGACGTGGCGCGTGTGGTCAACGCGCCCATCTTCCACGTCAATGCTGATGACCCCGAGGCCGTGGTCTACGTCTGCAACGTGGCAGCAGAATGGCGAAGCACCTTCCACAAGGACGTGGTGGTGGATTTG GTTTGTTACAGGCGCAACGGGCACAATGAGATGGATGAACCTATGTTCACGCAGCCCCTGATGTACAAACAGATCCGGAAACAGAAGCCAGTGTTGCAGAAATATGCAGAGCTGCTGATTTCCCAGGGGGTGGTAAATCAGCCGGAGTATGAG GAGGAAATTGCCAAGTACGATAAGATTTGTGAGGAGGCCCATGCCAGATCCAAGGATGAGAAGATCTTGCACATCAAGCACTGGCTGGACTCACCTTGGCCAG GTTTCTTCACTTTGGATGGGCAGCCCCGGAGCATGACCTGCCCTTCCACTGGCCTCAATGAAGAGGACCTGACACACATTGGCCAAGTGGCCAGCTCGGTGCCAGTGGAGGATTTCACTATCCATGGAG gtctGAGCCGTATTCTGAAGACCCGTGGGGAGATGGTGAAGAACCGGACCGTGGACTGGGCCCTGGCAGAGTACATGGCATTTGGCTCCCTGCTCAAAGAGGGCATCCACATCCGCCTGAGTGGCCAGGACGTTGAGAGGGGGACATTTAG ccATCGCCACCATGTCCTGCACGATCAGAATGTGGACAAGAGGACCTGTATCCCCATGAACCACCTCTGGCCCAACCAGGCTCCCTACACTGTCTGCAACAGCTCCCTGTCAGAGTACGGTGTCTTGG GATTTGAGCTGGGCTTTGCCATGGCCAGTCCCAATGCCCTGGTGCTTTGGGAAGCCCAGTTTGGGGATTTCCACAACACTGCTCAATGCATCATCGACCAGTTCATCTGTCCCGGGCAGGCCAAGTGGGTCAGGCAGAATGGCattgtcctgctgctcccccacGGCATGGAGGGCATG GGTCCCGAGCACTCCTCAGCCCGCCCAGAGCGATTCCTGCAGATGTGCAACGATGATCCCGATGTGTTCCCT AAGCTGGATGACTTTGATGTGCGTCAGCTCTATGAGTGCAACTGGATCGTCGTGAACTGCTCCACTCCAGCCAACTTCTTCCACGTCCTGCGGCGCCAGATCCTCCTGCCCTTCCGCAAACCG CTGATAATCTTCACTCCAAAGTCGCTGCTGCGCCACCCCGAAGCCCGCTCCAGCTTTGATGACATGCTGCCAG GCACCCACTTCCTCCGTGTCATCCCCGACAgtggccctgcagcccagaaCCCTGAGCAGGTGAAGCGGGTGCTGTTCTGCACCGGCAAGGTGTACTATGACCTGACCCGCGAGCGCAAGGCCCGGCAGATGGAGGCCGATGTGGCCATCACCAGGGTGGAGCAG CTCTCCCCGTTCCCCTTTGACCTCCTCCAGCGGGAAGCCCAGAAATAcccagctgctgagctggtgtggtgccaggaggagcacaaGAACCAGGGTTACTATGACTATGTCAAACCCCGCCTTCGCACCACCATCAACCGTGCAAAGCCTGTCTG GTATGCAGGGCGGgagccagcagctgcccctgccactGGCAATAAGAAAACCCACCTGACAGAGCTGCAGCGGCTCCTCGACACGGCCTTCAACCTCGATGCCTTCAAGGACCTGGCCTGA
- the OGDH gene encoding 2-oxoglutarate dehydrogenase complex component E1 isoform X1, with the protein MLNLRTCAAKLRPLTASQTVKTISQHRPAAPRTFQQLRCYSAPVAAEPFLSGTSSNYVEEMYYAWLENPKSVHKSWDIFFRNANAGAAPGTAYQSPPPLTSLSTLSQAQSLIQAQPNVDKLVEDHLAVQSLIRAYQIRGHHVAQLDPLGILDADLDSSLPADIITSTDKLDLAVFKERLRVLTVGGFYGLDESDLDKVFHLPTTTFIGGNESALPLREIIRRLEMAYCQHIGVEFMFINDLEQCQWIRQKFETPGIMQFTNEEKRTLLARLVRSTRFEEFLHRKWSSEKRFGLEGCEVLIPALKTIIDKSSEKGVDYVIMGMPHRGRLNVLANVIRKELEQIFCQFDSKLEAADEGSGDVKYHLGMYHRRINRVTDRNITLSLVANPSHLEAADPVVQGKTKAEQFYCGDTEGKKVMSILLHGDAAFAGQGIVYETFHLSDLPSYTTHGTVHVVVNNQIGFTTDPRMARSSPYPTDVARVVNAPIFHVNADDPEAVVYVCNVAAEWRSTFHKDVVVDLVCYRRNGHNEMDEPMFTQPLMYKQIRKQKPVLQKYAELLISQGVVNQPEYEEEIAKYDKICEEAHARSKDEKILHIKHWLDSPWPGFFTLDGQPRSMTCPSTGLNEEDLTHIGQVASSVPVEDFTIHGGLSRILKTRGEMVKNRTVDWALAEYMAFGSLLKEGIHIRLSGQDVERGTFSHRHHVLHDQNVDKRTCIPMNHLWPNQAPYTVCNSSLSEYGVLGFELGFAMASPNALVLWEAQFGDFHNTAQCIIDQFICPGQAKWVRQNGIVLLLPHGMEGMGPEHSSARPERFLQMCNDDPDVFPKLDDFDVRQLYECNWIVVNCSTPANFFHVLRRQILLPFRKPLIIFTPKSLLRHPEARSSFDDMLPGTHFLRVIPDSGPAAQNPEQVKRVLFCTGKVYYDLTRERKARQMEADVAITRVEQLSPFPFDLLQREAQKYPAAELVWCQEEHKNQGYYDYVKPRLRTTINRAKPVWYAGREPAAAPATGNKKTHLTELQRLLDTAFNLDAFKDLA; encoded by the exons ATGCTTAACTTAAGGACTTGTGCAGCAAAACTGAGGCCGTTGACGGCCTCACAGACTGTAAAGACAATTTCCCAACACAGACCGGCAGCACCCAGGACGTTCCAACAGCTCAGGTGCTACAGTGCACCCGTGGCTGCCGAGCCATTTCTGAGTGGGACTAGTTCAAACTATGTGGAGGAAATGTATTATGCTtggctggaaaatcccaaaagtGTACATAAG TCATGGGACATCTTTTTTCGCAACGCCaatgctggagctgctccaggcactgcttaCCAAAGCCCCCCTCCGCTGACCAGCCTCTCCACCCTGTCCCAAGCCCAGTCCCTGATTCAGGCACAGCCTAACGTGGATAAACTGGTGGAGGACCATCTTGCAGTGCAATCTCTCATCAGGGCGTATCAG ATTCGAGGGCATCATGTAGCACAACTCGATCCACTGGGCATCTTGGATGCAGATCTGGACTCCTCCCTTCCAGCCGATATTATCACATCCACAGACAAACTGG acCTCGCAGTGTTCAAGGAGCGGCTGAGAGTGTTAACAGTAGGAG GCTTTTATGGTCTGGATGAATCTGACCTCGACAAAGTTTTCCACTTGCCCACAACCACTTTCATCGGTGGAAATGAATCGGCTCTTCCACTCCGGGAAATCATCCGTCGGCTGGAG ATGGCATACTGCCAGCACATTGGCGTGGAGTTCATGTTCATCAATGACCTGGAGCAGTGCCAGTGGATCCGGCAGAAGTTTGAGACCCCAGGCATCATGCAGTTCACCAATGAAGAGAAGCGCACACTGCTGGCCAGGCTGGTCCGCTCCACCAG GTTTGAGGAGTTCCTCCATCGGAAATGGTCTTCAGAGAAGCGTTTTGGTCTGGAGGGATGTGAAGTGCTGATCCCAGCCTTAAAGACCATTATTGATAAGTCAAGTGAGAAGGGAGTGGATTATGTGATCATGGGAATGCCCCACAG GGGACGCCTGAATGTTCTTGCCAACGTGATCAGGAAAGAGCTGGAGCAGATCTTCTGCCAGTTTGACTCCAAGCTGGAAGCTGCTGATGAG GGCTCTGGTGATGTGAAGTACCACCTGGGAATGTACCACCGGCGGATTAACCGTGTCACTGACAGGAACATCACCCTTTCCTTGGTGGCAAATCCTTCTCATTTGGAAGCAGCTGATCCTGTTGTTCAAGGCAAGACTAAGGCAGAGCAGTTTtactgtggggacacagaggggaagAAG GTGATGTCTATCCTCCTGCATGGAGATGCTGCgtttgcagggcagggcattGTGTACGAGACATTTCACCTGAGCGACCTTCCCTCCTACACCACCCACGGCACTGTCCATGTTGTGGTCAACAACCAG ATTGGCTTCACAACCGACCCGCGGATGGCGCGCTCCTCGCCATACCCCACGGACGTGGCGCGTGTGGTCAACGCGCCCATCTTCCACGTCAATGCTGATGACCCCGAGGCCGTGGTCTACGTCTGCAACGTGGCAGCAGAATGGCGAAGCACCTTCCACAAGGACGTGGTGGTGGATTTG GTTTGTTACAGGCGCAACGGGCACAATGAGATGGATGAACCTATGTTCACGCAGCCCCTGATGTACAAACAGATCCGGAAACAGAAGCCAGTGTTGCAGAAATATGCAGAGCTGCTGATTTCCCAGGGGGTGGTAAATCAGCCGGAGTATGAG GAGGAAATTGCCAAGTACGATAAGATTTGTGAGGAGGCCCATGCCAGATCCAAGGATGAGAAGATCTTGCACATCAAGCACTGGCTGGACTCACCTTGGCCAG GTTTCTTCACTTTGGATGGGCAGCCCCGGAGCATGACCTGCCCTTCCACTGGCCTCAATGAAGAGGACCTGACACACATTGGCCAAGTGGCCAGCTCGGTGCCAGTGGAGGATTTCACTATCCATGGAG gtctGAGCCGTATTCTGAAGACCCGTGGGGAGATGGTGAAGAACCGGACCGTGGACTGGGCCCTGGCAGAGTACATGGCATTTGGCTCCCTGCTCAAAGAGGGCATCCACATCCGCCTGAGTGGCCAGGACGTTGAGAGGGGGACATTTAG ccATCGCCACCATGTCCTGCACGATCAGAATGTGGACAAGAGGACCTGTATCCCCATGAACCACCTCTGGCCCAACCAGGCTCCCTACACTGTCTGCAACAGCTCCCTGTCAGAGTACGGTGTCTTGG GATTTGAGCTGGGCTTTGCCATGGCCAGTCCCAATGCCCTGGTGCTTTGGGAAGCCCAGTTTGGGGATTTCCACAACACTGCTCAATGCATCATCGACCAGTTCATCTGTCCCGGGCAGGCCAAGTGGGTCAGGCAGAATGGCattgtcctgctgctcccccacGGCATGGAGGGCATG GGTCCCGAGCACTCCTCAGCCCGCCCAGAGCGATTCCTGCAGATGTGCAACGATGATCCCGATGTGTTCCCT AAGCTGGATGACTTTGATGTGCGTCAGCTCTATGAGTGCAACTGGATCGTCGTGAACTGCTCCACTCCAGCCAACTTCTTCCACGTCCTGCGGCGCCAGATCCTCCTGCCCTTCCGCAAACCG CTGATAATCTTCACTCCAAAGTCGCTGCTGCGCCACCCCGAAGCCCGCTCCAGCTTTGATGACATGCTGCCAG GCACCCACTTCCTCCGTGTCATCCCCGACAgtggccctgcagcccagaaCCCTGAGCAGGTGAAGCGGGTGCTGTTCTGCACCGGCAAGGTGTACTATGACCTGACCCGCGAGCGCAAGGCCCGGCAGATGGAGGCCGATGTGGCCATCACCAGGGTGGAGCAG CTCTCCCCGTTCCCCTTTGACCTCCTCCAGCGGGAAGCCCAGAAATAcccagctgctgagctggtgtggtgccaggaggagcacaaGAACCAGGGTTACTATGACTATGTCAAACCCCGCCTTCGCACCACCATCAACCGTGCAAAGCCTGTCTG GTATGCAGGGCGGgagccagcagctgcccctgccactGGCAATAAGAAAACCCACCTGACAGAGCTGCAGCGGCTCCTCGACACGGCCTTCAACCTCGATGCCTTCAAGGACCTGGCCTGA
- the OGDH gene encoding 2-oxoglutarate dehydrogenase complex component E1 isoform X2, whose protein sequence is MLNLRTCAAKLRPLTASQTVKTISQHRPAAPRTFQQLRCYSAPVAAEPFLSGTSSNYVEEMYYAWLENPKSVHKSWDIFFRNANAGAAPGTAYQSPPPLTSLSTLSQAQSLIQAQPNVDKLVEDHLAVQSLIRAYQVRGHHIAKLDPLGISCVNFDDAPVTVSPNVDLAVFKERLRVLTVGGFYGLDESDLDKVFHLPTTTFIGGNESALPLREIIRRLEMAYCQHIGVEFMFINDLEQCQWIRQKFETPGIMQFTNEEKRTLLARLVRSTRFEEFLHRKWSSEKRFGLEGCEVLIPALKTIIDKSSEKGVDYVIMGMPHRGRLNVLANVIRKELEQIFCQFDSKLEAADEGSGDVKYHLGMYHRRINRVTDRNITLSLVANPSHLEAADPVVQGKTKAEQFYCGDTEGKKVMSILLHGDAAFAGQGIVYETFHLSDLPSYTTHGTVHVVVNNQIGFTTDPRMARSSPYPTDVARVVNAPIFHVNADDPEAVVYVCNVAAEWRSTFHKDVVVDLVCYRRNGHNEMDEPMFTQPLMYKQIRKQKPVLQKYAELLISQGVVNQPEYEEEIAKYDKICEEAHARSKDEKILHIKHWLDSPWPGFFTLDGQPRSMTCPSTGLNEEDLTHIGQVASSVPVEDFTIHGGLSRILKTRGEMVKNRTVDWALAEYMAFGSLLKEGIHIRLSGQDVERGTFSHRHHVLHDQNVDKRTCIPMNHLWPNQAPYTVCNSSLSEYGVLGFELGFAMASPNALVLWEAQFGDFHNTAQCIIDQFICPGQAKWVRQNGIVLLLPHGMEGMGPEHSSARPERFLQMCNDDPDVFPKLDDFDVRQLYECNWIVVNCSTPANFFHVLRRQILLPFRKPLIIFTPKSLLRHPEARSSFDDMLPGTHFLRVIPDSGPAAQNPEQVKRVLFCTGKVYYDLTRERKARQMEADVAITRVEQLSPFPFDLLQREAQKYPAAELVWCQEEHKNQGYYDYVKPRLRTTINRAKPVWYAGREPAAAPATGNKKTHLTELQRLLDTAFNLDAFKDLA, encoded by the exons ATGCTTAACTTAAGGACTTGTGCAGCAAAACTGAGGCCGTTGACGGCCTCACAGACTGTAAAGACAATTTCCCAACACAGACCGGCAGCACCCAGGACGTTCCAACAGCTCAGGTGCTACAGTGCACCCGTGGCTGCCGAGCCATTTCTGAGTGGGACTAGTTCAAACTATGTGGAGGAAATGTATTATGCTtggctggaaaatcccaaaagtGTACATAAG TCATGGGACATCTTTTTTCGCAACGCCaatgctggagctgctccaggcactgcttaCCAAAGCCCCCCTCCGCTGACCAGCCTCTCCACCCTGTCCCAAGCCCAGTCCCTGATTCAGGCACAGCCTAACGTGGATAAACTGGTGGAGGACCATCTTGCAGTGCAATCTCTCATCAGGGCGTATCAG GTCAGGGGTCACCACATTGCAAAGCTTGATCCTCTCGGCATTAGTTGTGTAAATTTTGATGATGCGCCAGTAACTGTTTCTCCAAACGTCG acCTCGCAGTGTTCAAGGAGCGGCTGAGAGTGTTAACAGTAGGAG GCTTTTATGGTCTGGATGAATCTGACCTCGACAAAGTTTTCCACTTGCCCACAACCACTTTCATCGGTGGAAATGAATCGGCTCTTCCACTCCGGGAAATCATCCGTCGGCTGGAG ATGGCATACTGCCAGCACATTGGCGTGGAGTTCATGTTCATCAATGACCTGGAGCAGTGCCAGTGGATCCGGCAGAAGTTTGAGACCCCAGGCATCATGCAGTTCACCAATGAAGAGAAGCGCACACTGCTGGCCAGGCTGGTCCGCTCCACCAG GTTTGAGGAGTTCCTCCATCGGAAATGGTCTTCAGAGAAGCGTTTTGGTCTGGAGGGATGTGAAGTGCTGATCCCAGCCTTAAAGACCATTATTGATAAGTCAAGTGAGAAGGGAGTGGATTATGTGATCATGGGAATGCCCCACAG GGGACGCCTGAATGTTCTTGCCAACGTGATCAGGAAAGAGCTGGAGCAGATCTTCTGCCAGTTTGACTCCAAGCTGGAAGCTGCTGATGAG GGCTCTGGTGATGTGAAGTACCACCTGGGAATGTACCACCGGCGGATTAACCGTGTCACTGACAGGAACATCACCCTTTCCTTGGTGGCAAATCCTTCTCATTTGGAAGCAGCTGATCCTGTTGTTCAAGGCAAGACTAAGGCAGAGCAGTTTtactgtggggacacagaggggaagAAG GTGATGTCTATCCTCCTGCATGGAGATGCTGCgtttgcagggcagggcattGTGTACGAGACATTTCACCTGAGCGACCTTCCCTCCTACACCACCCACGGCACTGTCCATGTTGTGGTCAACAACCAG ATTGGCTTCACAACCGACCCGCGGATGGCGCGCTCCTCGCCATACCCCACGGACGTGGCGCGTGTGGTCAACGCGCCCATCTTCCACGTCAATGCTGATGACCCCGAGGCCGTGGTCTACGTCTGCAACGTGGCAGCAGAATGGCGAAGCACCTTCCACAAGGACGTGGTGGTGGATTTG GTTTGTTACAGGCGCAACGGGCACAATGAGATGGATGAACCTATGTTCACGCAGCCCCTGATGTACAAACAGATCCGGAAACAGAAGCCAGTGTTGCAGAAATATGCAGAGCTGCTGATTTCCCAGGGGGTGGTAAATCAGCCGGAGTATGAG GAGGAAATTGCCAAGTACGATAAGATTTGTGAGGAGGCCCATGCCAGATCCAAGGATGAGAAGATCTTGCACATCAAGCACTGGCTGGACTCACCTTGGCCAG GTTTCTTCACTTTGGATGGGCAGCCCCGGAGCATGACCTGCCCTTCCACTGGCCTCAATGAAGAGGACCTGACACACATTGGCCAAGTGGCCAGCTCGGTGCCAGTGGAGGATTTCACTATCCATGGAG gtctGAGCCGTATTCTGAAGACCCGTGGGGAGATGGTGAAGAACCGGACCGTGGACTGGGCCCTGGCAGAGTACATGGCATTTGGCTCCCTGCTCAAAGAGGGCATCCACATCCGCCTGAGTGGCCAGGACGTTGAGAGGGGGACATTTAG ccATCGCCACCATGTCCTGCACGATCAGAATGTGGACAAGAGGACCTGTATCCCCATGAACCACCTCTGGCCCAACCAGGCTCCCTACACTGTCTGCAACAGCTCCCTGTCAGAGTACGGTGTCTTGG GATTTGAGCTGGGCTTTGCCATGGCCAGTCCCAATGCCCTGGTGCTTTGGGAAGCCCAGTTTGGGGATTTCCACAACACTGCTCAATGCATCATCGACCAGTTCATCTGTCCCGGGCAGGCCAAGTGGGTCAGGCAGAATGGCattgtcctgctgctcccccacGGCATGGAGGGCATG GGTCCCGAGCACTCCTCAGCCCGCCCAGAGCGATTCCTGCAGATGTGCAACGATGATCCCGATGTGTTCCCT AAGCTGGATGACTTTGATGTGCGTCAGCTCTATGAGTGCAACTGGATCGTCGTGAACTGCTCCACTCCAGCCAACTTCTTCCACGTCCTGCGGCGCCAGATCCTCCTGCCCTTCCGCAAACCG CTGATAATCTTCACTCCAAAGTCGCTGCTGCGCCACCCCGAAGCCCGCTCCAGCTTTGATGACATGCTGCCAG GCACCCACTTCCTCCGTGTCATCCCCGACAgtggccctgcagcccagaaCCCTGAGCAGGTGAAGCGGGTGCTGTTCTGCACCGGCAAGGTGTACTATGACCTGACCCGCGAGCGCAAGGCCCGGCAGATGGAGGCCGATGTGGCCATCACCAGGGTGGAGCAG CTCTCCCCGTTCCCCTTTGACCTCCTCCAGCGGGAAGCCCAGAAATAcccagctgctgagctggtgtggtgccaggaggagcacaaGAACCAGGGTTACTATGACTATGTCAAACCCCGCCTTCGCACCACCATCAACCGTGCAAAGCCTGTCTG GTATGCAGGGCGGgagccagcagctgcccctgccactGGCAATAAGAAAACCCACCTGACAGAGCTGCAGCGGCTCCTCGACACGGCCTTCAACCTCGATGCCTTCAAGGACCTGGCCTGA